The Desulfococcus multivorans DNA window GGCTGGGGGTGGCCGCCGTATTTCAAATTTGACAGCGCGGATCTTACGGCCCAGGCCCAGTCCTTCGCAACCGACCCCGCGAAACCCTTTGTCCGGATCACCTACTATGGCTGGCGTGTCCGGATTTTTTCCATGTTTCCCAATGCCGTGAGCCTGAAGACGGTGGAAAAAGATTATACACATTATCCTGTATTCAATATTGTTTTTATTATCGCGCTCCTCATTTCAGGGGCTCTGGCCTATCGCAAGCTCAGACTCTTTTTCAACCGGAATCGTATCCCCTGATCAATGTGAAATGTCGCTTTCGGG harbors:
- a CDS encoding DUF1523 family protein — translated: MGAMQKVKIVAGVAAVVVIALFLHYNLPRTAVVQITGTDVKRADSAGTGGVTPQTGDPGKGPLVRTHDVRFINALSRDGKIMVFRNEDTGWGWPPYFKFDSADLTAQAQSFATDPAKPFVRITYYGWRVRIFSMFPNAVSLKTVEKDYTHYPVFNIVFIIALLISGALAYRKLRLFFNRNRIP